A region from the Rosa rugosa chromosome 6, drRosRugo1.1, whole genome shotgun sequence genome encodes:
- the LOC133715869 gene encoding FAD synthetase 2, chloroplastic-like has translation MFTGGGSRVSNHLRLRDRDLRRRHQPQLGFGFVFGFGLGTRIAGLRVRRSLKSLSARRISSFRSIIHSKSPPDIPTLSHCFSQREDKCELPSDVLSSVAGGIVALGKFDALHIGHRELAS, from the exons ATGTTTACTGGTGGTGGCTCTCGTGTCTCAAATCACCTACGGCTGCGAGACCGCGAcctccgccgccgccaccaACCCCAACTTGGTTTTGGGTTCGTCTTTGGCTTTGGATTGGGTACTCGAATCGCTGGGCTACGAGTACGACGCTCTCTCAAATCCTTGTCTGCTCGTAGAATCTCGTCCTTTCGCTCTATCATTCATTCCAAGTCTCCTCCTGACATTCCTACACTCTCCCACTGTTTCAG CCAACGAGAAGACAAATGCGAGCTTCCCTCCGACGTATTGTCCTCAGTGGCAG GAGGAATAGTTGCACTGGGAAAATTTGATGCCCTTCATATTGGTCATCGAGAGCTTGCTAGTTGA